ATTTGAGGAAGAGTTAAAACGGTTGCAGTCCCCACGGGCAAAAGCGGATGCGATCCGTACCCGATTGTCCAAGCGAATCGAGACCAAATGGGATGAAAATCCCGCGTACTACAAAAAATTTTCCGAACGGATCGAAGAAGCCATTCAGGCCTATAAGGACAAGCGGGTCAGCGAGGCGGAATATCTGCAACGGATGAAGGAGATCTTGCGGGATTTTCGCTCAGGAGCTTCGGGCGTCACCTACCCCGATAACATCCGAAAGAATCCCAATGCCCAGGCTTTTTATGGTGTGGTGAAAGAAATCATCGGGGAAGCGAATGATTTAACGGACAAAGACGAACTCATAGGCGAATTGGCCCTTCAGGTGGATGAAATCATCGAGGAGCACAGCAAGGTCGATTGGCACGATAACATGGAGGTTCACAATCGCATCGCTCAGGAACTGGATGATTTGCTGTACGACTTTGCCAAGGAACACGGTTTGAAACTGGATTTTGACCAGATTGACAAAATCATTGAAAACGTCAAGACGGTTGCCTTGAGACGATATTGACGGGTGTGGTGAGATGGAGATTCATCAGGTCGAGTTCGGAGGAAAGGTGATTCCGTTTATATTAGAACGAAAACCCGTAAAAAATGTCAATCTTCACATCAAACCCGATATGACCGTCATGGTTTCGGCAAACGAGAAAGTGCCGCTCGATTTTATCCTGGGCTTTGTGAAACAGAAAGCGGCGTGGATCCTGAAAAACATTCAGTTTTTTGAAGATGTCCAGCCAGAAGTTCAGAGTGAAAAGGAATATGTCAGTGGAGAGTCATTCAAGTATTTAGGCAAGCAGTATCGCTTGAGGGTCGAAGAGAGCGAAGCGGAGGGAGTAAAGGATTATCGAGGCTTCATTTATCTGTATGTAAAAGACAAACAGGATCTCAAACGGAAAGAGAAGCTTTTTGGGGAGTGGCTACGGAACAGGGCTGAAATTGTATTCAATGAATCCCTGGATAAGATGTATGCTTTGGTTCAAAAGTACAACGTTAGGAAGCCCAAGCTGATGATCCGCACGATGAAGGCAAGATGGGGATCGTGTTTGAGGGATTCCAATGCCATACTGCTCAATTTTGAGCTGATCAAGGCTCCAAAATACTGCATCGATTATGTGGTCTTACATGAGCTCATCCATTTTTTATATAAGAACCATGATTATCAATTTTACAGCTTCCTTTCCGCATTGATGCCCGATTGGAAACAACGGAAATCAATTTTGGATGAG
This region of Carboxydocella sporoproducens DSM 16521 genomic DNA includes:
- a CDS encoding M48 family metallopeptidase, coding for MEIHQVEFGGKVIPFILERKPVKNVNLHIKPDMTVMVSANEKVPLDFILGFVKQKAAWILKNIQFFEDVQPEVQSEKEYVSGESFKYLGKQYRLRVEESEAEGVKDYRGFIYLYVKDKQDLKRKEKLFGEWLRNRAEIVFNESLDKMYALVQKYNVRKPKLMIRTMKARWGSCLRDSNAILLNFELIKAPKYCIDYVVLHELIHFLYKNHDYQFYSFLSALMPDWKQRKSILDEEVVREL